Proteins encoded within one genomic window of Saccharopolyspora pogona:
- a CDS encoding NF041680 family putative transposase has translation MISVQDDRQAVEFGAVTGFRDGFYRCLSARADALFELCDAVSCGERPVTSLVELSLSPVFRRGHGALYDALAAGEIDAAGVRDVLVDGLPTAADEGPLLFTADVTVCPRPDAECSADRGHCHTSCRCDGDRKTIPGWNYAWLAGIQWGRSSWVSPVDAVRMDPDDDLVAVTAAQIRELATRLRAAGRTGGAGRLPPMVVMDSGYPATAMTDAVSDVDVQLLIRLDRDDRVFHRPPPPRVPGRTGRPPKYGARFECASPTSWHTPDATLTVDTDRYGRVEVHAWSGLSPKIQARGWFADRSELPVVTGTVVHVRVEHLPDGRAPHKDLWLWWAAPEGVPLDLDMLWRVYLRRFDIEHFFRFAKSTLGWTAAKTRTPAQQDRWTWLTIAAYTQLRLVRNLTTDLRRPWERRPEPDRPLSPHRVRRGFRHIHDRLGTPARVPKPTRPGPGRPPGSRSGPAQRHPVRKKTEKTDTRQPAGKKQAG, from the coding sequence GTGATCAGTGTGCAGGATGACCGCCAGGCGGTCGAGTTCGGGGCTGTGACCGGGTTCCGGGATGGGTTTTACCGGTGTCTGTCGGCTCGGGCGGATGCGTTGTTCGAGCTCTGCGATGCGGTGTCCTGCGGTGAGCGGCCGGTGACCTCGTTGGTGGAGTTGTCGCTGTCGCCGGTGTTCCGGCGGGGGCATGGCGCGTTGTACGACGCGTTGGCGGCCGGGGAGATCGACGCCGCCGGGGTACGGGATGTGCTGGTGGATGGGTTGCCTACCGCGGCGGACGAGGGACCGCTTCTGTTCACCGCTGATGTGACCGTGTGCCCGCGACCGGATGCGGAGTGCTCGGCGGATCGCGGTCACTGTCATACGTCGTGTCGCTGTGACGGTGACCGTAAGACGATCCCTGGCTGGAACTATGCGTGGCTTGCGGGCATCCAGTGGGGTCGTTCGTCGTGGGTGTCGCCGGTGGATGCGGTCCGGATGGATCCCGACGATGATCTCGTGGCGGTGACCGCCGCCCAGATCCGGGAGTTGGCTACTCGTCTGCGCGCCGCCGGGCGCACGGGTGGAGCGGGCCGCCTTCCACCGATGGTGGTGATGGACTCTGGTTATCCGGCTACCGCGATGACCGACGCGGTGTCTGATGTGGACGTGCAACTGCTGATCCGTCTCGACCGTGACGATCGGGTGTTTCACCGCCCACCGCCGCCGCGGGTGCCTGGCAGGACCGGGCGGCCACCGAAATACGGCGCCCGCTTCGAGTGCGCCAGCCCCACCAGTTGGCACACCCCGGACGCCACGCTGACCGTGGACACCGACCGCTACGGACGGGTTGAGGTGCATGCCTGGTCCGGGCTGTCGCCGAAGATCCAAGCCCGCGGCTGGTTCGCCGACCGTAGCGAACTACCCGTGGTCACCGGCACGGTCGTGCACGTCCGCGTGGAACACCTGCCCGACGGACGCGCCCCGCACAAGGACCTGTGGCTGTGGTGGGCCGCTCCCGAGGGCGTCCCACTGGATCTGGACATGCTGTGGCGGGTCTACCTACGGCGGTTCGACATCGAGCATTTCTTCCGTTTTGCCAAGTCGACCTTGGGCTGGACCGCGGCGAAAACCCGCACACCCGCCCAGCAGGACCGGTGGACCTGGCTGACGATCGCCGCCTACACCCAACTCAGACTCGTCCGCAACCTCACCACGGACCTGCGGCGTCCCTGGGAACGACGCCCCGAGCCAGACCGGCCGTTAAGCCCGCACCGGGTACGCCGCGGGTTTCGCCACATCCATGATCGTCTCGGGACCCCCGCGCGTGTGCCGAAACCCACCCGGCCCGGCCCAGGGCGGCCCCCAGGCTCCCGCTCCGGTCCTGCTCAACGCCATCCCGTCCGCAAAAAAACCGAAAAAACGGACACCCGGCAACCCGCCGGAAAGAAGCAAGCAGGTTAA
- a CDS encoding ESX secretion-associated protein EspG: MSGALEFDASLFGPLWYGAGLAHQEGGEERLVPPPRLLQYFPDLEAPDNLVAEWEEAQDKARARGWIDRAGQSVPWVSDIMRLLAYASIEADTRFALQRGKHVRGLVSISGDQAVRTRVEGRKIRIDPVWPTSAYSALVGLWPEITPVGGSAVSIRLEDAESASKSAAEHQLGF, from the coding sequence GTGTCTGGGGCACTGGAGTTCGACGCCAGCCTGTTCGGGCCGCTCTGGTACGGCGCAGGACTCGCGCACCAGGAAGGCGGCGAGGAACGCCTGGTCCCGCCACCTCGGCTACTCCAGTATTTTCCCGACCTCGAAGCGCCCGACAACCTCGTTGCCGAATGGGAAGAAGCCCAGGACAAGGCACGGGCACGAGGATGGATCGACCGTGCCGGCCAGTCCGTTCCGTGGGTTAGCGACATCATGCGGCTGCTGGCCTACGCGTCGATCGAGGCCGATACGCGGTTCGCGCTGCAGCGCGGCAAGCACGTCCGGGGGCTGGTGTCGATCTCTGGTGATCAAGCGGTCCGTACTCGGGTTGAGGGGCGCAAGATCCGCATTGATCCCGTCTGGCCGACCTCGGCCTACAGCGCGTTAGTGGGTCTTTGGCCTGAGATCACTCCCGTGGGCGGCTCAGCGGTGAGTATCCGGCTTGAAGATGCCGAGTCCGCGAGCAAATCTGCAGCAGAGCATCAGCTTGGGTTTTAA
- a CDS encoding ISAs1 family transposase: MIAQRRIPHDTNEITQVAALLKDVDLTNVVVTGDAAHAQHATAAHIVCERGGAYALTVKGNQPALLAAITTVLPPAKPGSEHHVEIDRSNGKIVRRAIWAAPADGIEFPGAAQVFRIRRDTFDHAGNRLSKEVVHGVTSLSADLATPAQIAALVRRHWSVENKSHWVRDTVYHEDHQHAYAGTGAQVMATLRNLALGILRLAGITQITRTLQRIAADRTRILPIITTATSTNRL; encoded by the coding sequence GTGATCGCACAGCGGCGTATCCCCCATGACACCAACGAGATCACGCAAGTGGCCGCGCTGCTCAAAGACGTTGACCTGACCAATGTGGTGGTCACCGGGGATGCCGCGCATGCCCAGCACGCCACCGCGGCCCACATCGTCTGTGAGCGAGGTGGTGCCTACGCCCTCACCGTGAAAGGCAACCAGCCCGCGCTGCTCGCGGCGATCACCACCGTTTTGCCACCCGCCAAGCCGGGCAGCGAGCACCACGTCGAGATCGACCGCAGCAACGGCAAGATCGTCCGGCGCGCGATCTGGGCCGCTCCCGCCGACGGGATCGAGTTTCCTGGTGCGGCACAAGTGTTTCGGATCCGTCGCGACACCTTCGACCACGCCGGCAACCGGCTATCCAAGGAGGTCGTGCACGGCGTCACCAGCCTGTCGGCCGACCTGGCCACCCCCGCCCAGATCGCCGCCCTGGTCCGTCGACACTGGAGCGTGGAGAACAAATCGCACTGGGTCCGCGACACCGTCTACCACGAGGACCACCAACACGCCTACGCAGGCACTGGCGCACAGGTCATGGCCACCCTCCGCAACCTCGCACTCGGCATACTCCGCCTGGCCGGCATCACCCAAATCACCCGCACCCTACAACGCATCGCCGCCGACAGAACCCGAATCCTCCCCATCATCACCACCGCTACCAGCACAAACCGACTTTGA
- a CDS encoding transposase family protein, giving the protein MLAVAERPDPLLEAGLSAVGLLVELLAGVPDPRDPRGVRHTIGAVLSVMVFAVLAGARNFREIADQAVDLPVVLLAAAGCRLHPVTGRYVVPSEPTMRRLAHDIDADAADARVCQWMREQAMAAAFARRADGSSGSGEGADAGVVAVAMDGKVVRNTIAPSRAEGSEIKLFSALLHERRS; this is encoded by the coding sequence GTGTTAGCCGTTGCTGAGCGGCCGGATCCGCTGCTGGAGGCCGGTTTGTCCGCGGTTGGGTTGCTGGTTGAGCTGCTTGCTGGTGTGCCTGATCCGCGTGATCCGCGGGGTGTTCGGCACACGATTGGTGCGGTGCTGTCGGTGATGGTGTTCGCGGTGTTGGCCGGTGCCCGCAACTTTCGGGAGATCGCTGATCAGGCAGTGGATCTGCCAGTGGTGTTGTTGGCGGCCGCCGGGTGCCGCCTGCATCCGGTGACCGGTCGGTATGTAGTGCCCAGCGAGCCGACGATGCGTCGGCTGGCCCACGATATCGACGCCGACGCCGCCGATGCACGGGTATGTCAATGGATGCGGGAGCAGGCTATGGCGGCAGCGTTTGCCCGTCGGGCGGACGGCTCCAGCGGCTCCGGTGAGGGCGCTGATGCGGGGGTGGTTGCGGTGGCCATGGACGGCAAGGTCGTGCGGAACACCATCGCTCCTAGCCGTGCCGAGGGTAGCGAGATCAAGCTGTTCTCCGCGTTGCTGCACGAGAGGCGGTCGTGA
- a CDS encoding tyrosine-type recombinase/integrase, with product MDLERLTGDLSTTWAGYLRDWDRSLRSGNHPETTRYNYLLAAAQSARYLAEHSPDPEAAAAAEDPAEVTKAHIEAYQAWMIETRSAATAVNKHKALQQLFKWLLLDEEEIDRSPMERVRLPKAPTKLVPVLEDEATTRLLEVCKGKDFLSLRDAAIIRLFCNTGARLAEVANLRLEDVGLKTESVTLYGKGGKVRRVRIGAKTARALSRYLRARAKRKGADLPNLWLADRGGQALNANGIKIRLKRLGQKAGLDHLHAHRWRHTYAHQWKLAGGDTGDLMLLLGWSSDAMPRHYGASAAADRAQQTQARMGIGDNV from the coding sequence GTGGATCTTGAAAGGCTCACCGGCGACCTCTCGACGACCTGGGCCGGCTACCTGCGGGACTGGGACCGCAGCCTGCGCTCGGGCAACCACCCGGAGACAACCCGCTACAACTACCTCCTGGCCGCGGCCCAGTCGGCGCGGTATCTCGCCGAGCACTCACCCGATCCGGAGGCGGCCGCGGCGGCCGAGGATCCGGCCGAGGTCACCAAGGCCCACATCGAGGCATATCAGGCGTGGATGATCGAGACGCGCTCGGCGGCCACGGCGGTCAACAAGCACAAGGCCCTGCAGCAGCTCTTCAAGTGGCTGCTGCTCGACGAGGAGGAGATCGATCGCTCCCCGATGGAGCGGGTGCGGTTGCCCAAGGCCCCGACCAAGCTGGTCCCGGTGCTCGAAGACGAGGCGACCACCCGCCTGCTGGAGGTCTGCAAGGGTAAGGACTTCCTGAGCCTGCGCGATGCGGCGATCATCCGGCTGTTCTGCAACACCGGAGCCCGGCTGGCCGAGGTCGCCAACCTCAGGCTGGAGGATGTCGGCCTCAAGACGGAGTCGGTGACCCTCTACGGCAAGGGCGGCAAGGTCCGGCGGGTACGCATCGGTGCCAAGACCGCCCGCGCGCTGAGCCGCTACCTGCGAGCGCGCGCCAAGCGCAAGGGCGCTGACCTGCCGAACCTCTGGCTGGCTGACCGCGGGGGCCAGGCCCTCAACGCCAACGGCATCAAGATCCGCCTCAAGCGGCTGGGACAGAAGGCGGGCCTGGACCACCTGCACGCGCACCGGTGGCGGCACACCTACGCCCATCAGTGGAAGCTCGCCGGCGGCGACACCGGTGATCTCATGCTCCTGCTGGGATGGAGCTCAGATGCGATGCCCCGGCACTACGGTGCCAGCGCCGCCGCCGACCGAGCCCAGCAGACCCAGGCGCGTATGGGAATCGGTGACAACGTCTGA
- a CDS encoding transposase codes for MAAPKKYPDELRERAVRLYRKSNLIRRLAAQLGVHPEALRNWIRQDEADRGDRGDRPTTSEVEELRRLRKENAELRPAPRVWDQCRGTQAARCTGSTPRRRVALRRNSDQTLSPIPIRAWVCWARSAAALAP; via the coding sequence GTGGCAGCACCGAAGAAGTACCCCGACGAGCTGCGTGAGCGTGCGGTGCGTCTGTATCGGAAGTCGAATCTGATTCGGCGTCTGGCTGCGCAGCTGGGCGTGCATCCCGAGGCGTTGCGGAACTGGATCCGCCAGGACGAAGCCGATCGTGGCGATCGGGGTGACCGGCCGACCACCAGCGAGGTGGAGGAGTTGCGCCGGCTGCGGAAGGAGAACGCGGAGCTGCGGCCCGCCCCTCGGGTCTGGGATCAATGCCGCGGAACGCAGGCGGCACGGTGTACGGGGAGTACACCGCGCCGCCGCGTTGCGCTGCGGAGAAACTCTGATCAGACGTTGTCACCGATTCCCATACGCGCCTGGGTCTGCTGGGCTCGGTCGGCGGCGGCGCTGGCACCGTAG
- the larE gene encoding ATP-dependent sacrificial sulfur transferase LarE, whose product MSAQLDRLVDRLAQEDSLIVGYSGGADSALLATVAHQVLGSRVVAVTAVSASLPTSERRSARTFARDRGIPHVEVCTDELDNPQYVANGGNRCFHCKTALFDALVPLANLLGAHTALGTNTDDLGDHRPGQAAAAQRGAVFPLVDAGLSKADVRAVSAELGLSTASKPAAACLSSRIAYGDEVTTEVLARVEAAEEALRATGLREFRVRAHADGTLARLEISEDELDTAFQRRRELAQHLRTEGFTFVSLDLLGFRSGSMNALLTLTPAAR is encoded by the coding sequence ATGAGCGCGCAACTCGATCGCCTCGTAGACCGATTGGCACAGGAGGACAGCCTCATTGTGGGCTATTCCGGCGGAGCCGACTCGGCTCTCCTGGCCACGGTCGCACACCAGGTCCTCGGTAGTCGTGTTGTGGCGGTGACCGCCGTATCGGCAAGCCTGCCCACGTCGGAACGTCGCTCCGCGCGGACCTTCGCCCGAGACCGCGGCATCCCGCACGTAGAGGTATGCACCGATGAACTCGACAATCCGCAGTACGTCGCCAATGGAGGCAACCGATGCTTCCACTGCAAGACGGCGCTGTTCGACGCTCTCGTACCACTGGCAAACCTGCTGGGTGCTCATACGGCCTTGGGGACCAACACCGACGACCTAGGAGACCATCGACCTGGACAGGCCGCCGCAGCGCAGCGCGGTGCCGTCTTCCCGCTGGTCGACGCCGGCTTGAGCAAAGCAGACGTCCGCGCGGTCAGCGCCGAGCTGGGGCTGTCGACCGCATCGAAGCCGGCCGCGGCATGTCTGTCCTCCCGCATCGCCTACGGCGACGAAGTCACCACTGAGGTGCTGGCGCGAGTTGAGGCGGCCGAGGAGGCTCTCCGAGCGACGGGCTTGCGCGAGTTCCGCGTCCGTGCGCATGCCGACGGCACCCTCGCGCGGCTCGAGATCTCCGAGGACGAGCTCGACACCGCTTTTCAGCGTCGCCGAGAGCTCGCGCAGCATCTGCGGACTGAGGGATTCACCTTCGTCTCGCTCGACCTCCTCGGATTCCGAAGCGGCAGCATGAACGCCCTGCTCACCCTGACACCGGCCGCACGATGA
- the larB gene encoding nickel pincer cofactor biosynthesis protein LarB — MTTKSHLGANLTLDVDRERRQGLPEVVYGPGKTVEEIAAAATELLEVNSGPVIITRIDDVAAAQVLAAVPGGAHVPEARLLIWRPAAQGQFTLGVVTAGTADGPVASEAAAIASCIGMRVLDIRDVGVAGIDRVLKRVDDLRACHAVVVVAGMEGALASVVGGLVACPVVAVPTSTGYGAALEGVTALLAMLTSCAAGVTVVNIDSGFAAAMAAYRLTQALWPSAQ; from the coding sequence ATGACGACGAAGTCGCACCTTGGTGCAAACCTCACCCTCGATGTCGATCGTGAACGGCGCCAGGGTCTGCCCGAAGTCGTCTACGGACCAGGCAAGACGGTCGAGGAGATCGCGGCGGCAGCCACCGAACTACTCGAAGTCAACAGCGGCCCTGTGATCATTACGCGCATCGACGACGTCGCTGCGGCGCAGGTACTGGCAGCAGTTCCCGGTGGCGCCCACGTTCCAGAGGCTCGGCTGCTCATCTGGCGCCCCGCCGCGCAAGGCCAGTTCACCCTCGGCGTCGTCACGGCCGGAACGGCCGACGGGCCAGTGGCCAGCGAAGCCGCGGCCATCGCCTCGTGCATCGGAATGCGCGTTCTCGATATCCGTGACGTCGGCGTAGCCGGCATCGATCGCGTCCTCAAGCGCGTCGACGATCTCCGTGCATGCCACGCCGTGGTCGTCGTCGCGGGTATGGAGGGAGCGCTGGCCAGCGTGGTCGGCGGACTCGTGGCCTGCCCCGTGGTGGCAGTACCCACCTCGACGGGATACGGCGCTGCGTTGGAGGGCGTGACAGCGTTGCTCGCCATGCTCACGTCCTGCGCGGCAGGCGTGACAGTCGTGAACATCGACTCCGGATTCGCGGCCGCGATGGCCGCGTATCGTCTCACCCAGGCCCTGTGGCCGTCGGCGCAGTGA
- the larC gene encoding nickel pincer cofactor biosynthesis protein LarC, which produces MILSLNPVSGISGDMLLGALLDLGAPMEAVRTAIEATGVTGWHLSTRSVEREGVRALHAVVEVDEIVPARRAADLLAMAGRATPAPVAAMATSAITSLASVESRIHGVSVADVHLHELGGVDTIVDTVGVAAALNALAISQVWSGPLGMGTGQTSAAHGVLPVPAPATLHLLTGAQVIGIDSHLETVTPTGAALLGAMGTRFGPAPPMTIQDVGYGAGTRETPGRPNVLSAVLGSPVGGSGHVEAMTMLETTVDDVTGEVLGTLIPELLTVGAADAWLVPAVGKKNRPAQLVSALCEPHAADAVENHLLRSTGTLGVRRTAILRRSVPREWTTVELAGFTVRVKIGPHTAKPEHDDLAAIADATGVPVRILADQARALIDDLWAEN; this is translated from the coding sequence ATGATCCTTTCTCTCAACCCGGTCTCGGGCATCTCCGGTGACATGCTGCTCGGCGCGCTGCTGGATCTGGGTGCGCCGATGGAGGCTGTCCGCACGGCGATCGAAGCCACCGGAGTCACAGGCTGGCACCTGAGCACGCGTTCAGTGGAGCGCGAGGGCGTGCGCGCCCTGCATGCGGTTGTCGAGGTCGACGAGATCGTGCCGGCACGCCGCGCCGCGGACCTGCTGGCGATGGCAGGCCGTGCCACTCCTGCTCCAGTCGCGGCCATGGCGACCTCCGCCATCACCTCGCTTGCATCGGTCGAATCGAGGATCCACGGGGTATCTGTTGCCGATGTCCACCTCCACGAACTCGGAGGAGTCGACACGATCGTCGACACGGTAGGAGTCGCAGCCGCCCTGAACGCCCTCGCGATTTCGCAGGTGTGGTCCGGTCCTCTCGGGATGGGTACCGGGCAGACCTCCGCAGCCCACGGTGTTCTCCCGGTACCGGCACCGGCAACCCTGCATCTCCTCACGGGTGCACAGGTGATCGGAATCGACAGCCACCTGGAGACGGTCACGCCGACAGGGGCCGCGCTCTTGGGTGCCATGGGCACTCGGTTCGGCCCAGCGCCGCCGATGACGATCCAGGACGTGGGCTACGGCGCCGGTACTCGAGAGACCCCGGGAAGACCGAATGTTCTCTCCGCCGTGCTCGGGTCTCCGGTGGGAGGATCAGGTCACGTCGAAGCGATGACCATGCTGGAAACCACGGTCGACGACGTCACCGGGGAAGTCCTCGGTACGTTGATCCCTGAGCTGCTCACCGTAGGGGCCGCCGATGCGTGGCTCGTTCCGGCTGTCGGTAAGAAGAACCGTCCCGCCCAGCTCGTGTCTGCGCTATGCGAGCCGCATGCGGCGGATGCGGTCGAGAATCACCTGCTCCGGTCGACCGGCACGCTAGGGGTGCGCCGCACGGCGATCCTACGCCGGTCGGTGCCTCGTGAGTGGACAACGGTGGAGCTCGCAGGCTTCACCGTCCGCGTCAAGATCGGCCCGCACACCGCGAAGCCTGAGCACGACGACCTGGCGGCCATCGCGGACGCCACGGGAGTTCCCGTCCGGATTCTCGCCGATCAAGCACGAGCCCTCATCGACGACCTTTGGGCAGAGAACTGA